A stretch of Triticum aestivum cultivar Chinese Spring chromosome 1D, IWGSC CS RefSeq v2.1, whole genome shotgun sequence DNA encodes these proteins:
- the LOC543396 gene encoding ABA-inducible protein PHV A1 codes for MASNQNQASYMAGETKARTEEKTGQMMDKAGQATEATKQKAGETAEATKQKAGEAKDKTAQTAQAAKDRAAESKDQTGSFLGEKTEAAKQKAAEATEAAKQKTSETAQYAQERSSDAAQYTKESAVAGKDKTSGVLQQASETVVNAVVGAKDAVANTLGMGGDNTNTAKDTTTEKITRDH; via the exons ATGGCCTCCAACCAGAACCAGGCGAGCTACATGGCCGGCGAAACCAAGGCCCGCACCGAG GAGAAGACCGGGCAGATGATGGACAAGGCGGGGCAGGCCACGGAGGCCACTAAGCAGAAGGCCGGCGAGACGGCCGAGGCCACCAAGCAGAAGGCCGGCGAGGCCAAGGACAAGACGGCGCAGACGGCACAGGCAGCCAAGGACCGCGCCGCCGAGAGCAAGGACCAGACAGGCAGCTTCCTCGGCGAGAAGACGGAGGCGGCCAAGCAGAAGGCCGCCGAGGCAACAGAGGCGGCCAAGCAGAAGACGTCGGAGACGGCGCAGTACGCGCAGGAGCGGTCCTCCGACGCCGCACAGTACACCAAGGAATCAGCCGTCGCCGGCAAGGACAAGACCAGCGGCGTGCTCCAGCAGGCCAGCGAGACGGTGGTGAACGCCGTGGTGGGCGCCAAGGACGCGGTGGCGAACACGCTGGGCATGGGCGGCGACAACACCAACACCGCCAAGGACACCACCACCGAGAAGATCACCAGGGATCACTAG
- the LOC123182839 gene encoding ABA-inducible protein PHV A1 codes for MASNQNQASYMAGETKARTEEKTGQMMDKAGQATEATKQKAGETAEATKQKAGEAKDKTAQTAQAAKDRAAESKDQTGSFLGEKTEAAKQKASETAQYAQDRSSDAAQYTKESAVAGKDKTGSVLQQAGETVVSAVVGAKDAVANTLGMGGDNTTKDTTTRNH; via the exons ATGGCCTCCAACCAGAACCAGGCGAGCTACATGGCCGGCGAGACCAAGGCCCGCACCGAG GAGAAGACCGGGCAGATGATGGACAAGGCGGGCCAGGCCACGGAGGCCACCAAGCAGAAGGCCGGCGAGACGGCCGAGGCCACCAAGCAGAAGGCCGGCGAGGCCAAGGACAAGACGGCCCAGACGGCTCAGGCGGCCAAGGACCGCGCCGCCGAGAGCAAGGACCAGACCGGCAGCTTCCTCGGCGAGAAGACTGAGGCGGCCAAGCAGAAGGCGTCGGAGACGGCGCAGTACGCGCAGGATAGGTCCTCCGACGCCGCGCAGTACACCAAGGAATCCGCCGTTGCCGGCAAGGACAAAACCGGCAGCGTGCTCCAGCAGGCCGGCGAGACGGTGGTGAGCGCGGTGGTGGGCGCCAAGGACGCGGTGGCGAACACGCTGGGCATGGGCGGTGACAACACCACCAAGGACACCACCACCAGGAATCACTAG